The proteins below come from a single Kitasatospora sp. NBC_00315 genomic window:
- a CDS encoding carbohydrate ABC transporter permease: protein MMSHRSRTLTGWGVVNVLVVLYALFPVWWIVALSFKDPSTLSDGDFIPRKWTWENYHGIFQTSEFTRALVNSIGIAVIATTIAVVFGTMAAYAVARLRFPGKRLLIGMSLLIAMFPPISLVSPLFNIERVLGIFDTWLGLIIPYMTFSLPLAIYTLSAFFREIPWDLEKAAKVDGATPWQAFRLVIAPLAAPGVFTTGILVFIFCWNDFLFAISLTSTTAARTVPAAIAFFTGSSQFQQPTGSIAAAAVVITVPIVIFVLLFQRRIVAGLTAGAVKG from the coding sequence ATGATGTCCCACCGCAGCAGGACCCTCACCGGCTGGGGCGTCGTGAACGTCCTCGTGGTGCTGTACGCGCTGTTCCCGGTGTGGTGGATCGTCGCCCTGTCGTTCAAGGACCCGAGCACGCTCAGCGACGGCGACTTCATTCCCCGCAAGTGGACCTGGGAGAACTACCACGGGATCTTCCAGACCTCGGAGTTCACCCGGGCCCTGGTCAACTCGATCGGCATCGCGGTGATCGCCACCACGATCGCCGTCGTGTTCGGCACGATGGCGGCGTACGCCGTGGCCAGACTCCGCTTCCCCGGGAAGCGACTGCTGATCGGGATGTCACTGCTGATCGCGATGTTCCCGCCGATCTCGCTGGTCTCGCCGCTGTTCAACATCGAGCGCGTGCTGGGCATCTTCGACACCTGGCTGGGATTGATCATCCCGTACATGACCTTCTCGCTGCCGCTGGCGATCTACACCCTGTCCGCGTTCTTCCGCGAGATCCCCTGGGATCTGGAGAAGGCCGCCAAGGTGGACGGCGCCACCCCCTGGCAGGCGTTCCGGCTGGTGATCGCCCCGCTCGCCGCACCCGGCGTGTTCACCACCGGGATCCTGGTGTTCATCTTCTGCTGGAACGACTTCCTCTTCGCGATCTCGCTGACCTCCACCACCGCGGCACGCACCGTCCCCGCGGCGATCGCGTTCTTCACCGGCAGTTCGCAGTTCCAGCAACCGACCGGCTCGATCGCCGCGGCCGCCGTGGTGATCACCGTGCCGATCGTGATCTTCGTGCTGCTGTTCCAGCGCCGCATCGTCGCCGGCCTCACCGCCGGCGCAGTCAAGGGATGA
- a CDS encoding ATP-binding protein: protein MPEICASPSLSPATHEQSSWLPRRRRSAGAARQLLREFLAAHPERSERLAEVGELLLSELVANAVEHPRVPPGRLILVRFTLCAAELRIEVHDAGEGLPAAPTTAEPPDHDAESGRGLFLVEHLSHRWGCLPRPDGVGKSVWCTVTADDRSAAA from the coding sequence ATGCCCGAAATCTGCGCCAGCCCATCCCTGTCCCCCGCCACGCACGAGCAGTCGAGCTGGCTCCCCAGACGCCGCCGGTCCGCCGGCGCCGCCCGGCAACTGCTCCGGGAGTTCCTCGCCGCCCATCCCGAGCGCAGCGAACGACTGGCCGAAGTCGGCGAGTTGCTGCTGAGCGAGCTGGTCGCGAACGCCGTCGAGCACCCCCGGGTGCCGCCCGGCCGCCTGATCCTCGTCCGCTTCACGCTCTGCGCCGCCGAGCTGCGGATCGAGGTCCACGACGCCGGCGAGGGCCTTCCCGCCGCCCCGACGACCGCCGAACCGCCGGACCACGACGCGGAGTCCGGGCGCGGGCTCTTCCTCGTCGAGCACCTCTCGCACCGCTGGGGCTGCCTGCCCCGCCCCGACGGCGTCGGCAAGTCCGTCTGGTGCACCGTCACGGCCGACGACAGGAGCGCCGCCGCATGA
- a CDS encoding carbohydrate ABC transporter permease, which produces MSTSTTAAASTGRRGRAALSEGARQERRLGLLLCAPAVIVMVAVTAYPIAYAIYLSLQRYDLRFPGQAHWVGFSNYGAVLSSPFWWQALWVTALITVVSVAVELVLGMALALVMHRAIFGRGTVRTAVLIPYGIVTVVAAYSWQYAWTPGTGYLAALLPAGSAPLTDQWQAIGLIILAEVWKTTPFMALLLLAGLALVPGETVRAAMVDGATFWQRLRLVILPLMKPAILVALLFRTLDAFRIFDNIYVLTGGSNDTGSVSILGYDNLFTALNLGIGSAISVLIFLCVAAIAFVFIKIFGAAAPGGEPERR; this is translated from the coding sequence GTGAGCACATCCACCACCGCCGCCGCCTCCACCGGCCGGCGCGGCCGCGCCGCCCTGTCCGAGGGCGCCCGGCAGGAGCGCAGACTCGGCCTGCTGCTCTGCGCGCCCGCCGTGATCGTGATGGTCGCGGTCACCGCCTACCCCATCGCCTACGCGATCTACCTCTCGCTGCAACGCTACGACCTGCGGTTCCCGGGCCAGGCCCACTGGGTCGGGTTCAGCAACTACGGAGCCGTGCTGTCCTCGCCGTTCTGGTGGCAGGCGCTCTGGGTGACGGCTCTCATCACGGTGGTGTCGGTGGCCGTCGAGCTGGTGCTCGGGATGGCGCTGGCACTGGTGATGCACCGGGCGATCTTCGGCCGGGGCACGGTCCGCACCGCCGTGCTGATCCCGTACGGCATCGTCACCGTCGTCGCCGCGTACTCCTGGCAGTACGCCTGGACCCCCGGCACCGGCTACCTGGCCGCACTGCTGCCCGCCGGCAGCGCCCCGCTGACCGACCAGTGGCAGGCCATCGGGCTGATCATCCTGGCCGAGGTGTGGAAGACCACCCCCTTCATGGCGCTGCTGCTGCTGGCCGGCCTCGCGCTCGTCCCCGGTGAGACGGTGCGGGCCGCGATGGTCGACGGCGCGACCTTCTGGCAGCGGCTGCGCCTGGTGATCCTGCCGCTGATGAAACCCGCGATCCTGGTGGCGCTGCTGTTCCGCACCCTCGACGCGTTCCGGATCTTCGACAACATCTACGTCCTGACCGGTGGCTCCAACGACACCGGATCGGTGTCCATCCTGGGCTACGACAACCTCTTCACCGCCCTCAACCTGGGCATCGGGTCGGCCATCTCAGTGCTGATCTTCCTGTGCGTGGCGGCGATCGCCTTCGTCTTCATCAAGATCTTCGGCGCGGCCGCGCCGGGCGGCGAACCGGAGCGGCGATGA
- a CDS encoding ABC transporter substrate-binding protein, with protein sequence MPRGRNLHSRWSAVAAVLPVLASLLAGCGSSGGGGPVALNWYNFPDDSGALQQAADRCGQASGGRYVIHYNKLPRTADGQRQQLVRRLAAHDSGVDIIGLDVTWPAEFAEAGWIREWTGPMKEQATADTLRAAVQTATWKDKLYAAPYNSNTQLLWYRDDLVPTPPKSWAEMLARADALAKAGKPHYVEIQGAQYEGLTVWFNTLVTSSGGSILTPDAQAPSLGAPAVVAAGIMRDTARSAAADPSLPNQMEDQNRLAMESGTAAFELNYPFVYPSMKANQPELFQHFKWAPYPGVTADRPATVTIGGIDLAVGAYGKHPDLAFEATLCLRDRDNQLTNALKGGLPPSLRSLYQAAELTKSYPFAADVLAALETASVRPQTPAYQNVSIAISHTLSPPAAINPESTVADLRGQIEDALGSKGLIP encoded by the coding sequence ATGCCCAGGGGTCGAAATCTCCACTCGCGGTGGTCGGCCGTCGCGGCCGTCCTGCCCGTGCTCGCCTCGCTCCTCGCCGGTTGCGGGAGCAGCGGTGGCGGTGGGCCGGTGGCCCTGAACTGGTACAACTTCCCGGACGACTCGGGCGCCCTGCAACAGGCCGCGGACCGGTGCGGCCAGGCCTCGGGCGGCCGGTACGTGATCCACTACAACAAGCTGCCCCGCACCGCCGACGGACAGCGCCAGCAACTGGTCCGGCGGCTGGCAGCACACGACTCCGGGGTCGACATCATCGGCCTGGACGTCACCTGGCCCGCGGAGTTCGCGGAGGCGGGCTGGATCCGCGAGTGGACCGGACCGATGAAGGAGCAGGCGACCGCCGACACGCTCCGGGCCGCGGTGCAGACCGCCACCTGGAAGGACAAGCTGTACGCCGCCCCCTACAACTCCAACACCCAACTGCTCTGGTACCGCGACGATCTGGTACCGACCCCGCCGAAGAGCTGGGCCGAGATGCTGGCCCGGGCCGACGCGCTCGCGAAGGCCGGCAAGCCGCACTACGTGGAGATCCAGGGCGCCCAGTACGAGGGACTGACGGTCTGGTTCAACACGCTGGTCACCAGCAGCGGGGGATCCATCCTCACGCCGGACGCACAGGCGCCCTCGCTCGGTGCGCCGGCCGTCGTCGCCGCCGGGATCATGCGGGACACCGCCCGCTCCGCCGCCGCCGACCCGTCGCTGCCCAACCAGATGGAGGACCAGAACCGGCTCGCCATGGAGTCCGGTACGGCCGCGTTCGAACTGAACTACCCCTTCGTCTACCCGTCGATGAAGGCCAACCAACCCGAGCTCTTCCAGCACTTCAAGTGGGCGCCCTACCCCGGGGTCACCGCCGACCGGCCGGCCACGGTGACGATCGGCGGCATCGACCTCGCGGTCGGCGCCTACGGCAAGCACCCCGATCTCGCGTTCGAGGCCACCCTCTGCCTGCGGGACCGCGACAACCAGCTGACCAACGCGCTCAAGGGCGGGCTGCCGCCCTCCCTGCGCAGCCTGTACCAGGCCGCGGAACTGACCAAGAGCTACCCCTTCGCCGCCGACGTGCTGGCCGCACTCGAAACGGCCAGCGTCCGACCGCAGACACCCGCCTACCAGAACGTGTCGATCGCCATCTCGCACACCCTCTCACCGCCGGCCGCGATCAATCCCGAGAGCACCGTCGCCGACCTCCGGGGGCAGATCGAGGACGCCCTCGGCTCCAAGGGGCTGATCCCGTGA
- a CDS encoding ABC transporter ATP-binding protein, whose amino-acid sequence MAEIVLDGITKRYPDGALAVHDFNLTIADGEFVILVGPSGCGKSTTLNMIAGLEDITEGTLRIDGRVVNDRAPKDRDIAMVFQSYALYPHMNVRDNMGFALRLAKTDKAVVNAKVEEAARILDLTQHLDRKPANLSGGQRQRVAMGRAIVRDPKAFLMDEPLSNLDAKLRVQMRTQIAALQRRLGTTTVYVTHDQVEAMTLGDRVVVMRGGVVQQVGTPQDLYDGPVNLFVAGFIGSPGMNLLAATLEQGRLRTSLGDLPLEDRVRRRLERQDAPRELIVGIRPEDFEDAALAGERHAGHTCTATVDVRESVGSDVYVHFTEEGGPTGTAELAELAADSGRADTGMQGHRIVARLSPATRAAEGSALDLWLDVSRIHVFDPSTGTNLTHPERQEP is encoded by the coding sequence GTGGCCGAGATCGTCCTCGACGGCATCACCAAGCGCTACCCGGACGGCGCTCTCGCCGTCCACGACTTCAACCTCACCATCGCCGACGGCGAGTTCGTCATCCTGGTCGGCCCCTCCGGCTGCGGCAAGTCCACCACCCTCAACATGATCGCCGGACTGGAGGACATCACCGAAGGCACCCTGCGGATCGACGGCCGGGTGGTCAACGACCGCGCGCCCAAGGACCGTGACATCGCCATGGTGTTCCAGAGCTACGCCCTCTACCCGCACATGAACGTCCGCGACAACATGGGCTTCGCGCTGCGGCTGGCCAAGACGGACAAGGCCGTCGTCAACGCCAAGGTCGAGGAGGCCGCCCGCATCCTCGACCTCACCCAGCACCTGGACCGGAAGCCCGCCAACCTCTCCGGCGGCCAGCGCCAGCGCGTCGCGATGGGCCGCGCCATCGTCCGGGACCCGAAGGCCTTCCTGATGGACGAACCGCTCTCCAATCTCGACGCCAAACTCCGCGTCCAGATGCGCACCCAGATCGCTGCCCTGCAGCGCAGGCTGGGCACCACCACCGTCTACGTGACGCACGACCAGGTCGAGGCCATGACCCTGGGCGACCGGGTCGTGGTGATGCGCGGAGGCGTCGTCCAGCAGGTCGGCACTCCCCAGGACCTCTACGACGGACCGGTCAACCTCTTCGTCGCCGGGTTCATCGGCTCACCCGGCATGAACCTCCTGGCCGCGACGCTCGAGCAGGGGCGTCTTCGGACCTCCCTCGGCGATCTGCCGCTCGAGGACCGCGTCCGCCGGCGACTGGAGCGCCAGGACGCGCCGCGCGAGCTCATCGTCGGCATCCGGCCCGAGGACTTCGAGGACGCCGCCCTCGCCGGCGAACGGCACGCCGGCCACACCTGCACCGCCACCGTCGACGTCCGGGAGTCCGTCGGCTCCGACGTCTACGTCCACTTCACCGAGGAGGGCGGCCCGACCGGTACAGCCGAACTGGCCGAGCTCGCGGCGGACTCCGGCCGAGCCGACACCGGAATGCAGGGCCACCGGATCGTCGCCAGGCTCAGCCCCGCCACCCGGGCCGCCGAGGGCAGCGCGCTCGATCTGTGGCTCGACGTGTCCCGCATCCACGTCTTCGACCCCTCCACGGGCACCAATCTCACCCACCCCGAGCGACAGGAACCGTAG